Proteins from a genomic interval of Odontesthes bonariensis isolate fOdoBon6 chromosome 7, fOdoBon6.hap1, whole genome shotgun sequence:
- the nr2c1 gene encoding nuclear receptor subfamily 2 group C member 1 isoform X1, with the protein MDGQTQRIQLVSADNSMALGHRIQIVTDQQTGQKIQIVTALEPPSTGKQQFILANADYTPGGKVILTKQEGSPNKVILATPDGSGVNQLLFAAPELAGQQIQFVTEGSDQSVVKPVVEYCVVCGDKASGRHYGAVSCEGCKGFFKRSIRKNLVYTCRGSGECAINKLHRNRCQYCRLQRCIALGMKQDSVQCERKPVEVSTREKSVNCAASTEKIYIRKNLCSPLAATPTFVSDKETARSTSLLESSMLLNIQQPFSKLENTILIPASPDKEDPSQSDLGTLANVVTSLAHLNKPREPSDSGNDLMEAETLSNGDSSITDIQGDDQTASDITRAFDTLAKVLHPGDSSAGDSLEATMQLMSGDQSGPVVELEGALLSESHIPFKLMMPLPVPEYLNVNYICESASRLLFLSMHWARSIPAFQTLRLSGQDNDINLMKACWNELFALGLAQCSNVMNVGTILSAIINHLQTSLQEDKLSPERVKIVMEHIWRMQEFCNGMSKLSPDSYEYAYLKAIVLFSPDHPGIDNTPQIERFQEKAYMELQDYVTRTYPEDSYRLSKLLLRLPALRLISAAVTEELFFAGLIGNVQIDSIIPYILKMESTDYNSQAVCGV; encoded by the exons ATGGATGGACAGACTCAAAGGATTCAGCTTGTGTCAGCAGACAACAGTATGGCTTTAGGACACCGAATCCAG ATTGTAACGGATCAGCAGACTGGCCAGAAGATCCAGATTGTCACAGCACTTGAGCCACCCTCCACTGGAAAGCAGCAGTTTATCCTAGCAAATGCTGACTATACACCTGGTGGGAAGGTGATTCTGACGAAGCAGGAAGGctcaccaaacaaggtcatCCTCGCTACCCCAGATGGATCTGGAGTTAACCAGCTGCTGTTTGCTGCCCCTGAACTGGCTGGACAGCAGATTCAG tttgttACTGAGGGCTCAGACCAGTCTGTTGTCAAGCCTGTAGTGGAGTACTGCGTTGTTTGTGGGGATAAAGCTTCAG GGCGTCATTATGGAGCTGTCAGCTGTGAGGGCTGTAAGGGCTTCTTCAAACGCAGCATCAGGAAGAACCTGGTGTACACATGCAGGGGCTCTGGAGAATGTGCCATTAACAAACTACACCGAAACCGCTGCCAGTACTGTCGACTGCAGCGCTGTATAGCTCTGGGCATGAAACAGGACT CTGTGCAGTGTGAAAGAAAGCCTGTTGAAGTTAGCACCAGAGAAAAATCTGTGAACTGTGCAGCCTCCACAGAAAAGATCTACATCCGCAAGAACCTTTGTAGCCCCCTGGCTGCTACACCTACTTTTGTATCTGACAAGGAAACTGCACG ATCAACAAGTTTGCTCGAGTCAAGCATGTTGCTCAACATTCAACAACCCTTCTCCAAGCTGGAAAACACCATCTTGATTCCAGCCTCCCCTGACAAG GAGGACCCATCTCAAAGTGATCTTGGTACACTGGCAAATGTGGTTACGTCGCTTGCCCACCTGAACAAGCCCAGGGAGCCGAGTGACAGTGGGAACGATCTGATGGAAGCTGAGACACTTAGCAACGGTGACAGCTCAATTACAGACATCCAAGGCGATGATCAAACTGCCAGTGATATCACTAG AGCTTTTGACACGCTGGCCAAAGTCCTACACCCTGGTGACAGCTCAGCGGGAGATTCCTTGGAGGCTACGATGCAGCTGATGTCAGGGGACCAGTCGGGCCCCGTGGTGGAGCTGGAAGGAGCCCTGCTTTCTGAGAGCCATATCCCTTTCAAG CTTATGATGCCTTTGCCTGTACCAGAGTACCTTAATGTAAACTACATCTGTGAGTCAGCGTCCCGGCTACTTTTTCTCTCTATGCACTGGGCACGCTCCATACCTGCCTTTCAGACCCTCAGGTTAAG TGGTCAAGACAATGACATTAATTTGATGAAAGCCTGCTGGAATGAACTTTTTGCCCTGGGCCTGGCACAGTGTTCCAACGTTATGAATGTTGGTACCATTCTAAGTGCCATTATCAACCATCTGCAGACCAGCTTACAGGAAG ATAAACTCTCCCCCGAAAGAGTAAAAATAGTAATGGAGCACATATGGAGGATGCAGGAGTTCTGTAACGGCATGTCCAAGCTGTCCCCAGACTCCTATGAATATGCCTACCTCAAAGCCATCGTTCTCTTTAGTCCAG ATCACCCAGGCATAGATAATACTCCGCAGATAGAGCGGTTTCAAGAAAAAGCGTACATGGAGCTGCAGGACTACGTAACCAGGACCTACCCAGAAGATTCTTATCG GTTATCCAAGCTGTTGCTGCGTCTCCCAGCCCTCAGGCTGATAAGTGCAGCTGTGACTGAGGAGCTGTTTTTCGCCGGGCTCATTGGAAATGTGCAGATCGACAGCATCATCCCTTACATTCTCAAAATGGAGTCCACTGATTATAATAGCCAAGCGGTCTGCGGCGTCTGA
- the nr2c1 gene encoding nuclear receptor subfamily 2 group C member 1 isoform X2: protein MDGQTQRIQLVSADNSMALGHRIQIVTDQQTGQKIQIVTALEPPSTGKQQFILANADYTPGGKVILTKQEGSPNKVILATPDGSGVNQLLFAAPELAGQQIQFVTEGSDQSVVKPVVEYCVVCGDKASGRHYGAVSCEGCKGFFKRSIRKNLVYTCRGSGECAINKLHRNRCQYCRLQRCIALGMKQDSVQCERKPVEVSTREKSVNCAASTEKIYIRKNLCSPLAATPTFVSDKETARSTSLLESSMLLNIQQPFSKLENTILIPASPDKEDPSQSDLGTLANVVTSLAHLNKPREPSDSGNDLMEAETLSNGDSSITDIQGDDQTASDITRAFDTLAKVLHPGDSSAGDSLEATMQLMSGDQSGPVVELEGALLSESHIPFKLMMPLPVPEYLNVNYICESASRLLFLSMHWARSIPAFQTLSGQDNDINLMKACWNELFALGLAQCSNVMNVGTILSAIINHLQTSLQEDKLSPERVKIVMEHIWRMQEFCNGMSKLSPDSYEYAYLKAIVLFSPDHPGIDNTPQIERFQEKAYMELQDYVTRTYPEDSYRLSKLLLRLPALRLISAAVTEELFFAGLIGNVQIDSIIPYILKMESTDYNSQAVCGV from the exons ATGGATGGACAGACTCAAAGGATTCAGCTTGTGTCAGCAGACAACAGTATGGCTTTAGGACACCGAATCCAG ATTGTAACGGATCAGCAGACTGGCCAGAAGATCCAGATTGTCACAGCACTTGAGCCACCCTCCACTGGAAAGCAGCAGTTTATCCTAGCAAATGCTGACTATACACCTGGTGGGAAGGTGATTCTGACGAAGCAGGAAGGctcaccaaacaaggtcatCCTCGCTACCCCAGATGGATCTGGAGTTAACCAGCTGCTGTTTGCTGCCCCTGAACTGGCTGGACAGCAGATTCAG tttgttACTGAGGGCTCAGACCAGTCTGTTGTCAAGCCTGTAGTGGAGTACTGCGTTGTTTGTGGGGATAAAGCTTCAG GGCGTCATTATGGAGCTGTCAGCTGTGAGGGCTGTAAGGGCTTCTTCAAACGCAGCATCAGGAAGAACCTGGTGTACACATGCAGGGGCTCTGGAGAATGTGCCATTAACAAACTACACCGAAACCGCTGCCAGTACTGTCGACTGCAGCGCTGTATAGCTCTGGGCATGAAACAGGACT CTGTGCAGTGTGAAAGAAAGCCTGTTGAAGTTAGCACCAGAGAAAAATCTGTGAACTGTGCAGCCTCCACAGAAAAGATCTACATCCGCAAGAACCTTTGTAGCCCCCTGGCTGCTACACCTACTTTTGTATCTGACAAGGAAACTGCACG ATCAACAAGTTTGCTCGAGTCAAGCATGTTGCTCAACATTCAACAACCCTTCTCCAAGCTGGAAAACACCATCTTGATTCCAGCCTCCCCTGACAAG GAGGACCCATCTCAAAGTGATCTTGGTACACTGGCAAATGTGGTTACGTCGCTTGCCCACCTGAACAAGCCCAGGGAGCCGAGTGACAGTGGGAACGATCTGATGGAAGCTGAGACACTTAGCAACGGTGACAGCTCAATTACAGACATCCAAGGCGATGATCAAACTGCCAGTGATATCACTAG AGCTTTTGACACGCTGGCCAAAGTCCTACACCCTGGTGACAGCTCAGCGGGAGATTCCTTGGAGGCTACGATGCAGCTGATGTCAGGGGACCAGTCGGGCCCCGTGGTGGAGCTGGAAGGAGCCCTGCTTTCTGAGAGCCATATCCCTTTCAAG CTTATGATGCCTTTGCCTGTACCAGAGTACCTTAATGTAAACTACATCTGTGAGTCAGCGTCCCGGCTACTTTTTCTCTCTATGCACTGGGCACGCTCCATACCTGCCTTTCAGACCCTCAG TGGTCAAGACAATGACATTAATTTGATGAAAGCCTGCTGGAATGAACTTTTTGCCCTGGGCCTGGCACAGTGTTCCAACGTTATGAATGTTGGTACCATTCTAAGTGCCATTATCAACCATCTGCAGACCAGCTTACAGGAAG ATAAACTCTCCCCCGAAAGAGTAAAAATAGTAATGGAGCACATATGGAGGATGCAGGAGTTCTGTAACGGCATGTCCAAGCTGTCCCCAGACTCCTATGAATATGCCTACCTCAAAGCCATCGTTCTCTTTAGTCCAG ATCACCCAGGCATAGATAATACTCCGCAGATAGAGCGGTTTCAAGAAAAAGCGTACATGGAGCTGCAGGACTACGTAACCAGGACCTACCCAGAAGATTCTTATCG GTTATCCAAGCTGTTGCTGCGTCTCCCAGCCCTCAGGCTGATAAGTGCAGCTGTGACTGAGGAGCTGTTTTTCGCCGGGCTCATTGGAAATGTGCAGATCGACAGCATCATCCCTTACATTCTCAAAATGGAGTCCACTGATTATAATAGCCAAGCGGTCTGCGGCGTCTGA